A region from the Maniola jurtina chromosome 20, ilManJurt1.1, whole genome shotgun sequence genome encodes:
- the LOC123875741 gene encoding antichymotrypsin-1-like isoform X1, with protein sequence MSNDESALIKVKVKQFNCKIVINRESAKIVELVIIALLKFICQFDLDIRVSNMGTIILVLMATMAGVAHSQFGDFTFPSYTRSALGDSVDIASMKFLKETYNSAADKSIVSSPLGILTLLALYSSGAEGENRDEIVRYLGAADYKQLEASYESLSQRYASMDRSYLTVANKVFVSDKYTLRDQFKLAASAYRSDVEAINFENTKLAADAMNQWSASNTNGKISSPVSEDDIDPQAAAALLNVIFFQGHWHVPFNASETKEKEFRLDSSNSVKKPMMHLLQSLFYYESPELGAKMIELPYKESQFRMIVVLPDDVNGLQSVVEKAAQRGLLDDVYKMGPAGADIDLDMPKFEIKSKLNLNDLLPKVGVSRIFSEAAPGIIKEQGVAVSRGLQEAFVKVDEEGATAGAFTGFIAVPPSASFRPPAPIPFKVDHPFLFAILHNDIVLFAGTYAH encoded by the exons AGCGCTTCTCAAGTTTATCTGCCAGTTCGATTTGGACATTCGGGTGAGCAACATGGGGACAATAATTCTGGTTTTGATGG CCACCATGGCCGGAGTAGCACACTCCCAATTTGGCGACTTCACCTTCCCGTCCTACACCAGGTCTGCCCTCGGCGACTCAGTTGACATCGCGTCTATGAAATTCCTCAAG GAAACGTACAACTCCGCGGCAGACAAGAGCATAGTGTCGTCTCCACTCGGTATCCTGACACTTCTGGCGCTCTACTCGTCTGGAGCTGAGGGCGAGAACAGGGATGAAATCGTGCGCTACCTCGGAGCTGCAGACTATAAACAG CTGGAAGCCTCGTACGAGTCCCTCAGCCAACGCTACGCGTCCATGGACCGCAGCTACCTGACCGTGGCCAACAAGGTGTTCGTCTCGGACAAGTACACTCTGCGCGACCAGTTCAAGCTAGCCGCTTCAGCGTACCGCAGCGATGTGGAGGCCATCAACTTTGAGAACACGAAGCTGGCTGCAGATGCTATGAACCAATGG TCCGCAAGTAATACGAACGGAAAGATCTCGTCGCCAGTTTCCGAAGACGACATCGACCCACAGGCAGCGGCCGCTCTCTTGAACGTCATCTTCTTCCAG GGTCACTGGCATGTGCCATTCAACGCGAGCGAGACCAAAGAGAAGGAGTTCCGCCTAGACAGCTCTAACTCCGTCAAGAAACCCATGATGCACCTCCTACAGTCACTCTTCTACTACGAAAGCCCGGAGTTAGGAGCTAAG ATGATTGAACTGCCCTACAAAGAGTCCCAATTCCGCATGATCGTAGTCCTACCCGACGACGTGAACGGCCTGCAAAGCGTGGTGGAGAAGGCCGCTCAGAGAGGTCTCCTGGATGACGTGTACAAGATGGGACCCGCGGGTGCTGATATAGACCTCGATATGCCCAAATTCGAGATCAAATCCAAACTGAACCTCAATGACCTTCTGCCCAAG GTGGGAGTGTCTCGTATCTTCAGCGAGGCAGCGCCGGGCATCATCAAGGAGCAGGGCGTGGCCGTGTCGCGCGGCCTGCAGGAGGCGTTCGTCAAGGTCGACGAGGAGGGCGCCACCGCTGGAGCTTTCACTG GTTTCATAGCGGTCCCCCCGTCGGCAAGCTTCCGCCCCCCGGCGCCCATCCCCTTCAAGGTGGACCACCCCTTCCTGTTCGCCATCCTGCATAACGACATCGTGCTCTTCGCCGGAACCTACGCGCACTAA
- the LOC123875741 gene encoding antichymotrypsin-1-like isoform X6 has product MSNDESALIKVKVKQFNCKIVINRESAKIVELVIIALLKFICQFDLDIRVSNMGTIILVLMATMAGVAHSQFGDFTFPSYTRSALGDSVDIASMKFLKETYNSAADKSIVSSPLGILTLLALYSSGAEGENRDEIVRYLGAADYKQLEASYESLSQRYASMDRSYLTVANKVFVSDKYTLRDQFKLAASAYRSDVEAINFENTKLAADAMNQWSASNTNGKISSPVSEDDIDPQAAAALLNVIFFQGHWHVPFNASETKEKEFRLDSSNSVKKPMMHLLQSLFYYESPELGAKMIELPYKESQFRMIVVLPDDVNGLQSVVEKAAQRGLLDDVYKMGPAGADIDLDMPKFEIKSKLNLNDLLPKVGVSRIFSEAAPGIIKEQGVAVSRGLQEAFVKVDEEGATAGAFTGFVAIPISLNSRPPPPIPFKVDHPFLFAILHNDIVLFAGTYAH; this is encoded by the exons AGCGCTTCTCAAGTTTATCTGCCAGTTCGATTTGGACATTCGGGTGAGCAACATGGGGACAATAATTCTGGTTTTGATGG CCACCATGGCCGGAGTAGCACACTCCCAATTTGGCGACTTCACCTTCCCGTCCTACACCAGGTCTGCCCTCGGCGACTCAGTTGACATCGCGTCTATGAAATTCCTCAAG GAAACGTACAACTCCGCGGCAGACAAGAGCATAGTGTCGTCTCCACTCGGTATCCTGACACTTCTGGCGCTCTACTCGTCTGGAGCTGAGGGCGAGAACAGGGATGAAATCGTGCGCTACCTCGGAGCTGCAGACTATAAACAG CTGGAAGCCTCGTACGAGTCCCTCAGCCAACGCTACGCGTCCATGGACCGCAGCTACCTGACCGTGGCCAACAAGGTGTTCGTCTCGGACAAGTACACTCTGCGCGACCAGTTCAAGCTAGCCGCTTCAGCGTACCGCAGCGATGTGGAGGCCATCAACTTTGAGAACACGAAGCTGGCTGCAGATGCTATGAACCAATGG TCCGCAAGTAATACGAACGGAAAGATCTCGTCGCCAGTTTCCGAAGACGACATCGACCCACAGGCAGCGGCCGCTCTCTTGAACGTCATCTTCTTCCAG GGTCACTGGCATGTGCCATTCAACGCGAGCGAGACCAAAGAGAAGGAGTTCCGCCTAGACAGCTCTAACTCCGTCAAGAAACCCATGATGCACCTCCTACAGTCACTCTTCTACTACGAAAGCCCGGAGTTAGGAGCTAAG ATGATTGAACTGCCCTACAAAGAGTCCCAATTCCGCATGATCGTAGTCCTACCCGACGACGTGAACGGCCTGCAAAGCGTGGTGGAGAAGGCCGCTCAGAGAGGTCTCCTGGATGACGTGTACAAGATGGGACCCGCGGGTGCTGATATAGACCTCGATATGCCCAAATTCGAGATCAAATCCAAACTGAACCTCAATGACCTTCTGCCCAAG GTGGGAGTGTCTCGTATCTTCAGCGAGGCAGCGCCGGGCATCATCAAGGAGCAGGGCGTGGCCGTGTCGCGCGGCCTGCAGGAGGCGTTCGTCAAGGTCGACGAGGAGGGCGCCACCGCTGGAGCTTTCACTG GTTTCGTAGCGATCCCCATATCGTTAAACTCCCGTCCACCGCCGCCCATCCCCTTCAAA GTGGACCACCCCTTCCTGTTCGCCATCCTGCATAACGACATCGTGCTCTTCGCCGGAACCTATGCGCACTAA
- the LOC123875741 gene encoding antichymotrypsin-1-like isoform X7 has translation MSNDESALIKVKVKQFNCKIVINRESAKIVELVIIALLKFICQFDLDIRVSNMGTIILVLMATMAGVAHSQFGDFTFPSYTRSALGDSVDIASMKFLKETYNSAADKSIVSSPLGILTLLALYSSGAEGENRDEIVRYLGAADYKQLEASYESLSQRYASMDRSYLTVANKVFVSDKYTLRDQFKLAASAYRSDVEAINFENTKLAADAMNQWSASNTNGKISSPVSEDDIDPQAAAALLNVIFFQGHWHVPFNASETKEKEFRLDSSNSVKKPMMHLLQSLFYYESPELGAKMIELPYKESQFRMIVVLPDDVNGLQSVVEKAAQRGLLDDVYKMGPAGADIDLDMPKFEIKSKLNLNDLLPKVGVSRIFSEAAPGIIKEQGVAVSRGLQEAFVKVDEEGATAGAFTGLFMLPGSANSRPPPPIPFKVDHPFLFAILHNDIVLFTGTYAH, from the exons AGCGCTTCTCAAGTTTATCTGCCAGTTCGATTTGGACATTCGGGTGAGCAACATGGGGACAATAATTCTGGTTTTGATGG CCACCATGGCCGGAGTAGCACACTCCCAATTTGGCGACTTCACCTTCCCGTCCTACACCAGGTCTGCCCTCGGCGACTCAGTTGACATCGCGTCTATGAAATTCCTCAAG GAAACGTACAACTCCGCGGCAGACAAGAGCATAGTGTCGTCTCCACTCGGTATCCTGACACTTCTGGCGCTCTACTCGTCTGGAGCTGAGGGCGAGAACAGGGATGAAATCGTGCGCTACCTCGGAGCTGCAGACTATAAACAG CTGGAAGCCTCGTACGAGTCCCTCAGCCAACGCTACGCGTCCATGGACCGCAGCTACCTGACCGTGGCCAACAAGGTGTTCGTCTCGGACAAGTACACTCTGCGCGACCAGTTCAAGCTAGCCGCTTCAGCGTACCGCAGCGATGTGGAGGCCATCAACTTTGAGAACACGAAGCTGGCTGCAGATGCTATGAACCAATGG TCCGCAAGTAATACGAACGGAAAGATCTCGTCGCCAGTTTCCGAAGACGACATCGACCCACAGGCAGCGGCCGCTCTCTTGAACGTCATCTTCTTCCAG GGTCACTGGCATGTGCCATTCAACGCGAGCGAGACCAAAGAGAAGGAGTTCCGCCTAGACAGCTCTAACTCCGTCAAGAAACCCATGATGCACCTCCTACAGTCACTCTTCTACTACGAAAGCCCGGAGTTAGGAGCTAAG ATGATTGAACTGCCCTACAAAGAGTCCCAATTCCGCATGATCGTAGTCCTACCCGACGACGTGAACGGCCTGCAAAGCGTGGTGGAGAAGGCCGCTCAGAGAGGTCTCCTGGATGACGTGTACAAGATGGGACCCGCGGGTGCTGATATAGACCTCGATATGCCCAAATTCGAGATCAAATCCAAACTGAACCTCAATGACCTTCTGCCCAAG GTGGGAGTGTCTCGTATCTTCAGCGAGGCAGCGCCGGGCATCATCAAGGAGCAGGGCGTGGCCGTGTCGCGCGGCCTGCAGGAGGCGTTCGTCAAGGTCGACGAGGAGGGCGCCACCGCTGGAGCTTTCACTG GTCTCTTTATGCTCCCCGGGTCGGCAAACTCCCGTCCACCGCCGCCCATCCCCTTCAAGGTGGACCACCCCTTCCTGTTCGCCATCCTGCATAACGACATCGTGCTCTTCACCGGAACCTACGCGCACTAA
- the LOC123875741 gene encoding antichymotrypsin-1-like isoform X4: protein MSNDESALIKVKVKQFNCKIVINRESAKIVELVIIALLKFICQFDLDIRVSNMGTIILVLMATMAGVAHSQFGDFTFPSYTRSALGDSVDIASMKFLKETYNSAADKSIVSSPLGILTLLALYSSGAEGENRDEIVRYLGAADYKQLEASYESLSQRYASMDRSYLTVANKVFVSDKYTLRDQFKLAASAYRSDVEAINFENTKLAADAMNQWSASNTNGKISSPVSEDDIDPQAAAALLNVIFFQGHWHVPFNASETKEKEFRLDSSNSVKKPMMHLLQSLFYYESPELGAKMIELPYKESQFRMIVVLPDDVNGLQSVVEKAAQRGLLDDVYKMGPAGADIDLDMPKFEIKSKLNLNDLLPKVGVSRIFSEAAPGIIKEQGVAVSRGLQEAFVKVDEEGATAGAFTGFIMVPVSSNSRPPPPIPFKVDHPFLFAILHNDIVLFAGTYAH, encoded by the exons AGCGCTTCTCAAGTTTATCTGCCAGTTCGATTTGGACATTCGGGTGAGCAACATGGGGACAATAATTCTGGTTTTGATGG CCACCATGGCCGGAGTAGCACACTCCCAATTTGGCGACTTCACCTTCCCGTCCTACACCAGGTCTGCCCTCGGCGACTCAGTTGACATCGCGTCTATGAAATTCCTCAAG GAAACGTACAACTCCGCGGCAGACAAGAGCATAGTGTCGTCTCCACTCGGTATCCTGACACTTCTGGCGCTCTACTCGTCTGGAGCTGAGGGCGAGAACAGGGATGAAATCGTGCGCTACCTCGGAGCTGCAGACTATAAACAG CTGGAAGCCTCGTACGAGTCCCTCAGCCAACGCTACGCGTCCATGGACCGCAGCTACCTGACCGTGGCCAACAAGGTGTTCGTCTCGGACAAGTACACTCTGCGCGACCAGTTCAAGCTAGCCGCTTCAGCGTACCGCAGCGATGTGGAGGCCATCAACTTTGAGAACACGAAGCTGGCTGCAGATGCTATGAACCAATGG TCCGCAAGTAATACGAACGGAAAGATCTCGTCGCCAGTTTCCGAAGACGACATCGACCCACAGGCAGCGGCCGCTCTCTTGAACGTCATCTTCTTCCAG GGTCACTGGCATGTGCCATTCAACGCGAGCGAGACCAAAGAGAAGGAGTTCCGCCTAGACAGCTCTAACTCCGTCAAGAAACCCATGATGCACCTCCTACAGTCACTCTTCTACTACGAAAGCCCGGAGTTAGGAGCTAAG ATGATTGAACTGCCCTACAAAGAGTCCCAATTCCGCATGATCGTAGTCCTACCCGACGACGTGAACGGCCTGCAAAGCGTGGTGGAGAAGGCCGCTCAGAGAGGTCTCCTGGATGACGTGTACAAGATGGGACCCGCGGGTGCTGATATAGACCTCGATATGCCCAAATTCGAGATCAAATCCAAACTGAACCTCAATGACCTTCTGCCCAAG GTGGGAGTGTCTCGTATCTTCAGCGAGGCAGCGCCGGGCATCATCAAGGAGCAGGGCGTGGCCGTGTCGCGCGGCCTGCAGGAGGCGTTCGTCAAGGTCGACGAGGAGGGCGCCACCGCTGGAGCTTTCACTG GTTTCATTATGGTCCCCGTGTCGTCCAACTCCCGTCCACCGCCGCCCATCCCCTTCAAGGTGGACCACCCCTTCCTGTTCGCCATCCTGCATAACGACATCGTGCTCTTCGCCGGAACCTACGCGCACTAA
- the LOC123875741 gene encoding antichymotrypsin-1-like isoform X5 translates to MSNDESALIKVKVKQFNCKIVINRESAKIVELVIIALLKFICQFDLDIRVSNMGTIILVLMATMAGVAHSQFGDFTFPSYTRSALGDSVDIASMKFLKETYNSAADKSIVSSPLGILTLLALYSSGAEGENRDEIVRYLGAADYKQLEASYESLSQRYASMDRSYLTVANKVFVSDKYTLRDQFKLAASAYRSDVEAINFENTKLAADAMNQWSASNTNGKISSPVSEDDIDPQAAAALLNVIFFQGHWHVPFNASETKEKEFRLDSSNSVKKPMMHLLQSLFYYESPELGAKMIELPYKESQFRMIVVLPDDVNGLQSVVEKAAQRGLLDDVYKMGPAGADIDLDMPKFEIKSKLNLNDLLPKVGVSRIFSEAAPGIIKEQGVAVSRGLQEAFVKVDEEGATAGAFTGLILVPESFPSRPPAPIPFKVDHPFLFAILHNDIVLFAGTYAH, encoded by the exons AGCGCTTCTCAAGTTTATCTGCCAGTTCGATTTGGACATTCGGGTGAGCAACATGGGGACAATAATTCTGGTTTTGATGG CCACCATGGCCGGAGTAGCACACTCCCAATTTGGCGACTTCACCTTCCCGTCCTACACCAGGTCTGCCCTCGGCGACTCAGTTGACATCGCGTCTATGAAATTCCTCAAG GAAACGTACAACTCCGCGGCAGACAAGAGCATAGTGTCGTCTCCACTCGGTATCCTGACACTTCTGGCGCTCTACTCGTCTGGAGCTGAGGGCGAGAACAGGGATGAAATCGTGCGCTACCTCGGAGCTGCAGACTATAAACAG CTGGAAGCCTCGTACGAGTCCCTCAGCCAACGCTACGCGTCCATGGACCGCAGCTACCTGACCGTGGCCAACAAGGTGTTCGTCTCGGACAAGTACACTCTGCGCGACCAGTTCAAGCTAGCCGCTTCAGCGTACCGCAGCGATGTGGAGGCCATCAACTTTGAGAACACGAAGCTGGCTGCAGATGCTATGAACCAATGG TCCGCAAGTAATACGAACGGAAAGATCTCGTCGCCAGTTTCCGAAGACGACATCGACCCACAGGCAGCGGCCGCTCTCTTGAACGTCATCTTCTTCCAG GGTCACTGGCATGTGCCATTCAACGCGAGCGAGACCAAAGAGAAGGAGTTCCGCCTAGACAGCTCTAACTCCGTCAAGAAACCCATGATGCACCTCCTACAGTCACTCTTCTACTACGAAAGCCCGGAGTTAGGAGCTAAG ATGATTGAACTGCCCTACAAAGAGTCCCAATTCCGCATGATCGTAGTCCTACCCGACGACGTGAACGGCCTGCAAAGCGTGGTGGAGAAGGCCGCTCAGAGAGGTCTCCTGGATGACGTGTACAAGATGGGACCCGCGGGTGCTGATATAGACCTCGATATGCCCAAATTCGAGATCAAATCCAAACTGAACCTCAATGACCTTCTGCCCAAG GTGGGAGTGTCTCGTATCTTCAGCGAGGCAGCGCCGGGCATCATCAAGGAGCAGGGCGTGGCCGTGTCGCGCGGCCTGCAGGAGGCGTTCGTCAAGGTCGACGAGGAGGGCGCCACCGCTGGAGCTTTCACTG GTCTCATACTGGTTCCCGAGTCGTTTCCCTCCCGGCCCCCGGCGCCCATCCCCTTCAAGGTGGACCACCCCTTCCTGTTCGCCATCCTGCATAACGACATCGTGCTCTTCGCCGGAACCTACGCGCACTAA
- the LOC123875741 gene encoding antichymotrypsin-1-like isoform X3 produces MSNDESALIKVKVKQFNCKIVINRESAKIVELVIIALLKFICQFDLDIRVSNMGTIILVLMATMAGVAHSQFGDFTFPSYTRSALGDSVDIASMKFLKETYNSAADKSIVSSPLGILTLLALYSSGAEGENRDEIVRYLGAADYKQLEASYESLSQRYASMDRSYLTVANKVFVSDKYTLRDQFKLAASAYRSDVEAINFENTKLAADAMNQWSASNTNGKISSPVSEDDIDPQAAAALLNVIFFQGHWHVPFNASETKEKEFRLDSSNSVKKPMMHLLQSLFYYESPELGAKMIELPYKESQFRMIVVLPDDVNGLQSVVEKAAQRGLLDDVYKMGPAGADIDLDMPKFEIKSKLNLNDLLPKVGVSRIFSEAAPGIIKEQGVAVSRGLQEAFVKVDEEGATAGAFTGFVAIPISLNSRPPPPIPFKVDHPFLFAILHNDIVLFTGTYAH; encoded by the exons AGCGCTTCTCAAGTTTATCTGCCAGTTCGATTTGGACATTCGGGTGAGCAACATGGGGACAATAATTCTGGTTTTGATGG CCACCATGGCCGGAGTAGCACACTCCCAATTTGGCGACTTCACCTTCCCGTCCTACACCAGGTCTGCCCTCGGCGACTCAGTTGACATCGCGTCTATGAAATTCCTCAAG GAAACGTACAACTCCGCGGCAGACAAGAGCATAGTGTCGTCTCCACTCGGTATCCTGACACTTCTGGCGCTCTACTCGTCTGGAGCTGAGGGCGAGAACAGGGATGAAATCGTGCGCTACCTCGGAGCTGCAGACTATAAACAG CTGGAAGCCTCGTACGAGTCCCTCAGCCAACGCTACGCGTCCATGGACCGCAGCTACCTGACCGTGGCCAACAAGGTGTTCGTCTCGGACAAGTACACTCTGCGCGACCAGTTCAAGCTAGCCGCTTCAGCGTACCGCAGCGATGTGGAGGCCATCAACTTTGAGAACACGAAGCTGGCTGCAGATGCTATGAACCAATGG TCCGCAAGTAATACGAACGGAAAGATCTCGTCGCCAGTTTCCGAAGACGACATCGACCCACAGGCAGCGGCCGCTCTCTTGAACGTCATCTTCTTCCAG GGTCACTGGCATGTGCCATTCAACGCGAGCGAGACCAAAGAGAAGGAGTTCCGCCTAGACAGCTCTAACTCCGTCAAGAAACCCATGATGCACCTCCTACAGTCACTCTTCTACTACGAAAGCCCGGAGTTAGGAGCTAAG ATGATTGAACTGCCCTACAAAGAGTCCCAATTCCGCATGATCGTAGTCCTACCCGACGACGTGAACGGCCTGCAAAGCGTGGTGGAGAAGGCCGCTCAGAGAGGTCTCCTGGATGACGTGTACAAGATGGGACCCGCGGGTGCTGATATAGACCTCGATATGCCCAAATTCGAGATCAAATCCAAACTGAACCTCAATGACCTTCTGCCCAAG GTGGGAGTGTCTCGTATCTTCAGCGAGGCAGCGCCGGGCATCATCAAGGAGCAGGGCGTGGCCGTGTCGCGCGGCCTGCAGGAGGCGTTCGTCAAGGTCGACGAGGAGGGCGCCACCGCTGGAGCTTTCACTG GTTTCGTAGCGATCCCCATATCGTTAAACTCCCGTCCACCGCCGCCCATCCCCTTCAAAGTGGACCACCCCTTCCTGTTCGCCATCCTGCATAACGACATCGTACTGTTCACCGGAACCTACGCGCACTAA
- the LOC123875741 gene encoding antichymotrypsin-1-like isoform X8, producing MAGVAHSQFGDFTFPSYTRSALGDSVDIASMKFLKETYNSAADKSIVSSPLGILTLLALYSSGAEGENRDEIVRYLGAADYKQLEASYESLSQRYASMDRSYLTVANKVFVSDKYTLRDQFKLAASAYRSDVEAINFENTKLAADAMNQWSASNTNGKISSPVSEDDIDPQAAAALLNVIFFQGHWHVPFNASETKEKEFRLDSSNSVKKPMMHLLQSLFYYESPELGAKMIELPYKESQFRMIVVLPDDVNGLQSVVEKAAQRGLLDDVYKMGPAGADIDLDMPKFEIKSKLNLNDLLPKVGVSRIFSEAAPGIIKEQGVAVSRGLQEAFVKVDEEGATAGAFTGLVAVPMSSNSRPPPPIPFKVDHPFLFAILHNDVVLFTGTYAH from the exons ATGGCCGGAGTAGCACACTCCCAATTTGGCGACTTCACCTTCCCGTCCTACACCAGGTCTGCCCTCGGCGACTCAGTTGACATCGCGTCTATGAAATTCCTCAAG GAAACGTACAACTCCGCGGCAGACAAGAGCATAGTGTCGTCTCCACTCGGTATCCTGACACTTCTGGCGCTCTACTCGTCTGGAGCTGAGGGCGAGAACAGGGATGAAATCGTGCGCTACCTCGGAGCTGCAGACTATAAACAG CTGGAAGCCTCGTACGAGTCCCTCAGCCAACGCTACGCGTCCATGGACCGCAGCTACCTGACCGTGGCCAACAAGGTGTTCGTCTCGGACAAGTACACTCTGCGCGACCAGTTCAAGCTAGCCGCTTCAGCGTACCGCAGCGATGTGGAGGCCATCAACTTTGAGAACACGAAGCTGGCTGCAGATGCTATGAACCAATGG TCCGCAAGTAATACGAACGGAAAGATCTCGTCGCCAGTTTCCGAAGACGACATCGACCCACAGGCAGCGGCCGCTCTCTTGAACGTCATCTTCTTCCAG GGTCACTGGCATGTGCCATTCAACGCGAGCGAGACCAAAGAGAAGGAGTTCCGCCTAGACAGCTCTAACTCCGTCAAGAAACCCATGATGCACCTCCTACAGTCACTCTTCTACTACGAAAGCCCGGAGTTAGGAGCTAAG ATGATTGAACTGCCCTACAAAGAGTCCCAATTCCGCATGATCGTAGTCCTACCCGACGACGTGAACGGCCTGCAAAGCGTGGTGGAGAAGGCCGCTCAGAGAGGTCTCCTGGATGACGTGTACAAGATGGGACCCGCGGGTGCTGATATAGACCTCGATATGCCCAAATTCGAGATCAAATCCAAACTGAACCTCAATGACCTTCTGCCCAAG GTGGGAGTGTCTCGTATCTTCAGCGAGGCAGCGCCGGGCATCATCAAGGAGCAGGGCGTGGCCGTGTCGCGCGGCCTGCAGGAGGCGTTCGTCAAGGTCGACGAGGAGGGCGCCACCGCTGGAGCTTTCACTG GTCTCGTGGCGGTCCCCATGTCGTCCAACTCCCGTCCACCGCCGCCCATCCCCTTCAAGGTGGACCACCCCTTTCTGTTCGCCATCCTGCATAACGACGTCGTGCTCTTCACCGGAACCTACGCGCACTAA
- the LOC123875741 gene encoding antichymotrypsin-1-like isoform X9, with product MGTIILVLMATMAGVAHSQFGDFTFPSYTRSALGDSVDIASMKFLKETYNSAADKSIVSSPLGILTLLALYSSGAEGENRDEIVRYLGAADYKQLEASYESLSQRYASMDRSYLTVANKVFVSDKYTLRDQFKLAASAYRSDVEAINFENTKLAADAMNQWSASNTNGKISSPVSEDDIDPQAAAALLNVIFFQGHWHVPFNASETKEKEFRLDSSNSVKKPMMHLLQSLFYYESPELGAKMIELPYKESQFRMIVVLPDDVNGLQSVVEKAAQRGLLDDVYKMGPAGADIDLDMPKFEIKSKLNLNDLLPKVGVSRIFSEAAPGIIKEQGVAVSRGLQEAFVKVDEEGATAGAFTGLVAVPMSSNSRPPPPIPFKVDHPFLFAILHNDVVLFTGTYAH from the exons ATGGGGACAATAATTCTGGTTTTGATGG CCACCATGGCCGGAGTAGCACACTCCCAATTTGGCGACTTCACCTTCCCGTCCTACACCAGGTCTGCCCTCGGCGACTCAGTTGACATCGCGTCTATGAAATTCCTCAAG GAAACGTACAACTCCGCGGCAGACAAGAGCATAGTGTCGTCTCCACTCGGTATCCTGACACTTCTGGCGCTCTACTCGTCTGGAGCTGAGGGCGAGAACAGGGATGAAATCGTGCGCTACCTCGGAGCTGCAGACTATAAACAG CTGGAAGCCTCGTACGAGTCCCTCAGCCAACGCTACGCGTCCATGGACCGCAGCTACCTGACCGTGGCCAACAAGGTGTTCGTCTCGGACAAGTACACTCTGCGCGACCAGTTCAAGCTAGCCGCTTCAGCGTACCGCAGCGATGTGGAGGCCATCAACTTTGAGAACACGAAGCTGGCTGCAGATGCTATGAACCAATGG TCCGCAAGTAATACGAACGGAAAGATCTCGTCGCCAGTTTCCGAAGACGACATCGACCCACAGGCAGCGGCCGCTCTCTTGAACGTCATCTTCTTCCAG GGTCACTGGCATGTGCCATTCAACGCGAGCGAGACCAAAGAGAAGGAGTTCCGCCTAGACAGCTCTAACTCCGTCAAGAAACCCATGATGCACCTCCTACAGTCACTCTTCTACTACGAAAGCCCGGAGTTAGGAGCTAAG ATGATTGAACTGCCCTACAAAGAGTCCCAATTCCGCATGATCGTAGTCCTACCCGACGACGTGAACGGCCTGCAAAGCGTGGTGGAGAAGGCCGCTCAGAGAGGTCTCCTGGATGACGTGTACAAGATGGGACCCGCGGGTGCTGATATAGACCTCGATATGCCCAAATTCGAGATCAAATCCAAACTGAACCTCAATGACCTTCTGCCCAAG GTGGGAGTGTCTCGTATCTTCAGCGAGGCAGCGCCGGGCATCATCAAGGAGCAGGGCGTGGCCGTGTCGCGCGGCCTGCAGGAGGCGTTCGTCAAGGTCGACGAGGAGGGCGCCACCGCTGGAGCTTTCACTG GTCTCGTGGCGGTCCCCATGTCGTCCAACTCCCGTCCACCGCCGCCCATCCCCTTCAAGGTGGACCACCCCTTTCTGTTCGCCATCCTGCATAACGACGTCGTGCTCTTCACCGGAACCTACGCGCACTAA